Below is a genomic region from Pleomorphomonas sp. T1.2MG-36.
GCTTGATCGGCATTGCCTTCTCGGTGCAGGAAGTGGCGGCGGTGCCCATGGAGCCCCATGACGCGCCGCTCGACATGATCGTCACCGAGCGGGACGTCTTCCGCTTCGCTCCGTGAACGCTAGAGCGCGTCCGGCGAACTTTGGTTCGCCAACGTGCTCTATCTCTTTATTCGTACGCAACTCCGGACGCAAAACCGGTTCCCACTTTTGCTGGAGTTGCTCTAGAGGGCCTGGGGAGTACGCCGGACGATGCGACTGCTGTTCGTGGGTGATGTGGTCGGCCGATCAGGCCGCAATGCCATTTCCGACATCCTGCCCGGTCTCATCGCCGACTACGGCCTCGATCTGGTGGTGGTCAACGGCGAGAACGCCGCCGGCGGCTTCGGCATCACCGAGGAGATCTGCCAGGACTTCCTCGACGCCGGCGCCGACGTGGTGACCACGGGCAACCACGCCTGGGACCAGCGCGAGGCGCTGGTGTTCATCGAACGCCAGCCGCAGCTTCTCCGCCCGGCCAACTATCCGCCGGGAACGCCGGGGCGCGGCGCCACCGTGGCCATCGCCCGCAATGGCGCGCGGGTTCTGGTGGTCAACGTCATGGGTCGCGTCTACATGGATGCGCTCGACGATCCCTTCGCCGCCGCCGACCGCGAGCTCAACGCCTGCCCGCTCGGCAGCATGGTCGATGCCGTGGTGGTGGACATGCACGCCGAGGCGACCAGCGAGAAGCAGGCGATGGGCCATTATCTCGACGGCCGGGCCTCGCTGGTGGTCGGTACCCACACTCACGTGCCGACGGCCGATTACCAGATCTTCGACGGCGGCACGGCCTACCTGTCCGACGCCGGCATGACCGGCGACTACGACAGCGTGCTCGGCATGGAGAAGGACGAGCCGGTCAACCGCTTCCTGCGCAAGATCCCAACGGCCCGCTTCCAGCCGGCGCTGGGCGAGCCGACGCTGTGCGGCGTCGCCGTGGAGGTGAACGATTCCACCGGTCTCGCCGAGGCGATCGAGCCGGTCAGGATCGGCGGCCGTCTTGCCGAGGCACTCCCGACGTTTTGGTAGGAGCCCCGGCTGGATTTAGGGCCAACAAACGCCTATAAGGCGGCCCATTCGTGGATATGTGCCGTGATCGATGGTCCCGGGAGGCGTGTGCATGCGCCCCGCGCCCTTTCGCGGTTCTCTCAGGAGGCACTATGGCCGGTCATTCACAGTTCAAGAATATCATGCACCGCAAGGGCGCTCAGGACGCCAAGCGGTCGAAGATCTTCGCGAAGCTCGCCCGCGAAGTCACGGTGGCGGCCAAGATCGGCGGCCTGGATCCGGCGATGAACGCCCGTCTGCGTCTCGCCATCCTCAACGCCCGCGCCGAGAACATGCCCAAGGACAACATCGACCGGGCGATCAAGAAGGCGGCCGGCGCCGACACGGCCAATTTCGACGAAGTGCGCTACGAGGGCTACGGCCCGGGTGGCACCGCCGTCATCGTCGAAGCGCTGACCGACAATCGCAACCGCACCGCCTCGGTCGTCCGCTCGATCTTCACCAAGGCCGGTGGCGCGCTGGGCGAAACCGGTACGGTCGGCTTCATGTTCGATCGCCTGGGCGAGGTCAGCTATCCGCTCAGCGTCGGCTCCAACGACGCCGTACTGGAGGCCGCCATCGAGGCCGGCGCCGACGATGTCGAGTCCGACGAGGAAGGCCATTTCATCTACTTTGCCTTCGAATCGATGGGCGAAGTGACCAAGGCGCTGGAAGCCACGCTCGGCGCCGCCGCGTCGATCAAGTCGATCTGGAAGCCGAAGACCATGTCGAACCTCGACGAGGAAAAGGCGACGAGCCTGATGAAGATGGTCGATCTGCTGGAAGACGACGACGACGTGCAGAACGTCTACACCAACATGGAAATCTCCGACGAAGTGGCGGCCAAGCTCGCCGGCTGACGCCGATTTCGTTTCCTAGAGCAGCTCCAGCAAAAGTGGGTGCCGGTTTTGCGTCCGGAGCTGCGTCTCAATAACGAGATAGAGTTTTCTGGCGAACCGGAGTTCGCCGGAAAAGCTCTGGGTTTGCGCCCGCCGTCGCCTTCGGGATGACGGCGGGCGTTTTCTTTCCGGCCGCGACGGTGCCGGCGCCGTGCTATTCTGCCGCCGGAGGTGCGAGATGAGCGAAGACGGTCATTCCGGCGGTTGCCAGTGCGGACGGGTGCGTTTCCGGGTCGACGGGCCGCTCGGGCGCGCCAGCATCTGCCATTGCCGCATGTGCCAGAAGGCCTTCGGCTCGTTCTTCGGCCCGCTGGTGTCGGCGCCGAACGATCGCCTCGCCTGGACGCGCGGCGAGCCCTCGTGGTTCCAGAGCTCCAACAAGGTGCGGCGCGGCTTCTGCAACCACTGCGGCACGCCGCTCGCCTACGACTGGGGCGGGCCGGCGCTGGAGCTTTCCATCGGCGCGCTGGACGATCCCGAATCCGTGCCGCCAGTGCTGCAGGTCGGGCTCGAGCATCGGATGAGCTGGTTTGCCCGTCTCGCCGACCTGCCGACGCGGACGGCCGAGGAGCAGGAAAAGGTCGGCCGCTTCCAGGCGGACATCGTCTCCTACCAGCATCCCGACCGGGACACCTGACGCGGAGCGCGCGGTGCCGGCCGTGCCGTCAAGTCTTTGATAAACGGTCATCTTTTCGATATCACGGAAATGTTCACGGCGGAGGGCTAGGCAGCCGGCGCGGCGGTCACTAGAAAAAGCGTGCATATACCCCTACTTTTTGTCGGTCCCCTCTCTGCCCCAGCATCTCCGCCAGGAGCCTTTCATGCCCACACTCTTCGACCCCGTGCGCCTCGGCGCTCTCGAACTCCGCAATCGCATCGTCATGGCGCCGTTGACGCGGGCGCGCGCCACCGCCGACCGCATCCCCACCGACGTGATGCGCGAGTATTACGAGCAGCGGGCGTCGGCCGGCCTCATCCTCACCGAGGCGACTATCGTCACGCCCAAGGGCGCCGGCTATGCCGCGACGCCCGGCATCTACTCCGACGCCCAGGTCGAGGCCTGGAAGCCGATCACCGAGGCGGTGCACCGCAAGGGCGGCAAGATCGTCATGCAGCTCTGGCACGTCGGCCGCATCTCCGATCCGTCGCTGCTCGACGGCGACCTGCCGGTGGCGCCGAGCGCCCTCCAGCCGGCCGGCCACGTCAGCCTGCTCCGGCCGATGCGCCCCTATCCGACGCCACGCGCCCTCGACATCGACGAGTTGCCCGGCATCATCGAGGCCTATCGCAAGGGCGCGGAAAACGCCCGCGAGGCTGGCTTCGACGGCGTCGAGATCCATGGTGCCAACGGCTACCTGCTCGACCAGTTCCTGCAGGACGGGACCAACAAGCGTACCGACGCCTACGGCGGCCCGGTCGAGAATCGCGCCCGGCTGATGCTGGAGGCGGTGGATGCGGCCGTCGGCGTCTGGGGCGCCAGCCGCGTCGGCCTGCACCTCGCCCCGCGCGGCGACAGCCATGACATGAGCGACAGCGACCCGAAGGCCACATTCGGCTATGTCGCCCGCGAAGCCGGCAAGCGCGGCCTCGCCTTCATCTTCACCCGCGAGCACCTTGGCGACGATCGCCTGACGC
It encodes:
- a CDS encoding TIGR00282 family metallophosphoesterase; the protein is MRLLFVGDVVGRSGRNAISDILPGLIADYGLDLVVVNGENAAGGFGITEEICQDFLDAGADVVTTGNHAWDQREALVFIERQPQLLRPANYPPGTPGRGATVAIARNGARVLVVNVMGRVYMDALDDPFAAADRELNACPLGSMVDAVVVDMHAEATSEKQAMGHYLDGRASLVVGTHTHVPTADYQIFDGGTAYLSDAGMTGDYDSVLGMEKDEPVNRFLRKIPTARFQPALGEPTLCGVAVEVNDSTGLAEAIEPVRIGGRLAEALPTFW
- a CDS encoding YebC/PmpR family DNA-binding transcriptional regulator, translating into MAGHSQFKNIMHRKGAQDAKRSKIFAKLAREVTVAAKIGGLDPAMNARLRLAILNARAENMPKDNIDRAIKKAAGADTANFDEVRYEGYGPGGTAVIVEALTDNRNRTASVVRSIFTKAGGALGETGTVGFMFDRLGEVSYPLSVGSNDAVLEAAIEAGADDVESDEEGHFIYFAFESMGEVTKALEATLGAAASIKSIWKPKTMSNLDEEKATSLMKMVDLLEDDDDVQNVYTNMEISDEVAAKLAG
- a CDS encoding GFA family protein yields the protein MSEDGHSGGCQCGRVRFRVDGPLGRASICHCRMCQKAFGSFFGPLVSAPNDRLAWTRGEPSWFQSSNKVRRGFCNHCGTPLAYDWGGPALELSIGALDDPESVPPVLQVGLEHRMSWFARLADLPTRTAEEQEKVGRFQADIVSYQHPDRDT
- a CDS encoding alkene reductase — its product is MPTLFDPVRLGALELRNRIVMAPLTRARATADRIPTDVMREYYEQRASAGLILTEATIVTPKGAGYAATPGIYSDAQVEAWKPITEAVHRKGGKIVMQLWHVGRISDPSLLDGDLPVAPSALQPAGHVSLLRPMRPYPTPRALDIDELPGIIEAYRKGAENAREAGFDGVEIHGANGYLLDQFLQDGTNKRTDAYGGPVENRARLMLEAVDAAVGVWGASRVGLHLAPRGDSHDMSDSDPKATFGYVAREAGKRGLAFIFTREHLGDDRLTPHLKEQFGGAFIANEGFTFDQAMAEVAAGRADAVAWGKEFIANPDLVERFRAGSVRNPLVPETIYAEGALGYTDYPALETVPA